A part of Salvelinus sp. IW2-2015 linkage group LG16, ASM291031v2, whole genome shotgun sequence genomic DNA contains:
- the si:dkey-86e18.1 gene encoding uncharacterized protein si:dkey-86e18.1 isoform X2: MTEEWEYILIYLVVYFPLVHCLTPIQLVTTIHFFLCNVSSPIYPKKKNVAGKLACLSQMARNEEKQLGKLNRLWLQKERDEGRIKDVHEPRPKLSTLNSASSIKKWIPSIKNEIEYYLQSQLSHYPERKIAEFQLSIQGLEKEYKRFICKLQALDPTCKHQPWTLRAYTKRSADTHISPNTAKKPRGLQSCDLSRPVGGAQSNWVVERTGSDATSASENKVHFHQSGTFLSTFPVDLTNPSPETTNPDQDQPLNFDRTHLAVVLAGSRGPLQPGSSHTQSLARVLLSGLPNLHSSPLGRAIAAQDRDNTGGEIQDSTGAGGAHSTVNDEKSTGHVLGLGCYSSSDDEADT, encoded by the exons ATGACAGAGGAGTGGGAATATATACTTATATATTTAGTAGTTTATTTTCCTTTAGTTCATTGTTTAACCCCCATCCAATTGGTGACGAcaatacacttttttttgtgtAACGTCAGTTCGCCAATATACCCCAAAAAGAAGAATGTCGCTGGTAAATTAGCGTGTCTCTCCCAAATGGCTAGAAACGAGGAGAAACAACTGGGGAAATTGAACAGATTATGGCTTCAAAAAGAAAGAGATG AGGGCCGTATCAAAGATGTTCATGAACCTAGACCCAAACTG TCAACACTCAATTCAGCCTCATCCATTAAAAAGTGGATTCCAAGCATCAAGAATGAAATTGAGTATTATCTGCAG tcCCAGTTGTCTCACTACCCTGAGAGGAAAATAGCAGAGTTCCAGCTGAGCATCCAGGGGCTGGAGAAAGAGTATAAACGCTTCATCTGTAAACTGCAAGCCCTGGACCCGACCTGTAAACACCAGCCCTGGACACTTAGAGCATACACCAAGAGGagtgcagacacacacatctcCCCCAACACTG CCAAGAAACCACGCGGTCTCCAATCATGTGATCTGAGCAGGCCGGTGGGTGGAGCACAGAGTAACTGGGTCGTTGAAAgaacaggaagtgatgcaaccTCAGCCTCTGAGAACAAGGTACACTTCCACCAATCAGGGACTTTCCTCAGCACATTTCCAGTTGACCTGACTAATCCCAGCCCAGAGACCACCAATCCAGATCAGGACCAGCCCCTGAACTTTGATCGCACCCATCTGGCGGTGGTTCTAGCTGGGTCCAGAGGCCCATTACAACCAGGGTCGTCTCACACTCAGAGCCTGGCCAGGGTGCTGCTCTCTGGGCTACCCAACCTCCACAGCTCCCCACTGGGAAGGGCCATTGCTGCACAGGACAGAGACAATACAGGGGGAGAGATACAAGACAGCACAGGGGCAGGAGGAGCCCATAGCACCGTTAATGATGAAAAGAGCACAGGGCATGTACTGGGACTAGGCTGCTACTCATCCTCAGACGATGAAGCCGACACATGA
- the si:dkey-86e18.1 gene encoding uncharacterized protein si:dkey-86e18.1 isoform X3, with the protein MCCCSPIYPKKKNVAGKLACLSQMARNEEKQLGKLNRLWLQKERDEGRIKDVHEPRPKLSTLNSASSIKKWIPSIKNEIEYYLQQSQLSHYPERKIAEFQLSIQGLEKEYKRFICKLQALDPTCKHQPWTLRAYTKRSADTHISPNTAKKPRGLQSCDLSRPVGGAQSNWVVERTGSDATSASENKVHFHQSGTFLSTFPVDLTNPSPETTNPDQDQPLNFDRTHLAVVLAGSRGPLQPGSSHTQSLARVLLSGLPNLHSSPLGRAIAAQDRDNTGGEIQDSTGAGGAHSTVNDEKSTGHVLGLGCYSSSDDEADT; encoded by the exons ATGTGTTGCTG TTCGCCAATATACCCCAAAAAGAAGAATGTCGCTGGTAAATTAGCGTGTCTCTCCCAAATGGCTAGAAACGAGGAGAAACAACTGGGGAAATTGAACAGATTATGGCTTCAAAAAGAAAGAGATG AGGGCCGTATCAAAGATGTTCATGAACCTAGACCCAAACTG TCAACACTCAATTCAGCCTCATCCATTAAAAAGTGGATTCCAAGCATCAAGAATGAAATTGAGTATTATCTGCAG cagtcCCAGTTGTCTCACTACCCTGAGAGGAAAATAGCAGAGTTCCAGCTGAGCATCCAGGGGCTGGAGAAAGAGTATAAACGCTTCATCTGTAAACTGCAAGCCCTGGACCCGACCTGTAAACACCAGCCCTGGACACTTAGAGCATACACCAAGAGGagtgcagacacacacatctcCCCCAACACTG CCAAGAAACCACGCGGTCTCCAATCATGTGATCTGAGCAGGCCGGTGGGTGGAGCACAGAGTAACTGGGTCGTTGAAAgaacaggaagtgatgcaaccTCAGCCTCTGAGAACAAGGTACACTTCCACCAATCAGGGACTTTCCTCAGCACATTTCCAGTTGACCTGACTAATCCCAGCCCAGAGACCACCAATCCAGATCAGGACCAGCCCCTGAACTTTGATCGCACCCATCTGGCGGTGGTTCTAGCTGGGTCCAGAGGCCCATTACAACCAGGGTCGTCTCACACTCAGAGCCTGGCCAGGGTGCTGCTCTCTGGGCTACCCAACCTCCACAGCTCCCCACTGGGAAGGGCCATTGCTGCACAGGACAGAGACAATACAGGGGGAGAGATACAAGACAGCACAGGGGCAGGAGGAGCCCATAGCACCGTTAATGATGAAAAGAGCACAGGGCATGTACTGGGACTAGGCTGCTACTCATCCTCAGACGATGAAGCCGACACATGA
- the LOC111975849 gene encoding transcription factor Jun, which translates to MSTKMETTFYDDSHNAFSQHQNAGYGYNPKALKHSMTLNLADPTITLKPHLQAKASDILTSPDVQLLKLASPELERLIIQSSNGLITTTPTPTQFLCPRNVTDEQEGFAEGFVRALAELHHQHVLPNAPGVPVTSTGQTRINNSTTLPPVCSVAGSTVYNNVAMRSESPVYENLNTFTPAVTTNSAPGYTTSVPAMSFPSAPPQLPIYGQQSHPHPRITALKEEPQTVPEMLGETPPLSPIDMENQERIKAERKRMRNRVAASKCRKRKLERISRLEDKVKNLKTQNSDLASTANMLREQVAQLKQKVMNHVNSGCQLMLTQQLQTF; encoded by the coding sequence ATGTCTACCAAGATGGAAACTACTTTCTACGACGACTCGCATAATGCTTTCTCCCAGCATCAGAACGCGGGCTACGGATACAACCCCAAAGCTCTGAAACACAGCATGACACTGAACCTGGCTGACCCAACCATCACACTCAAACCTCACCTCCAGGCTAAAGCCAGCGATATCCTCACCTCTCCGGATGTGCAGCTCCTCAAACTTGCCTCCCCAGAGTTGGAGCGACTCATCATTCAGTCCAGCAACGGCCTGATCACCACCACACCTACCCCGACGCAGTTCCTCTGCCCGAGGAACGTGACTGATGAGCAGGAGGGCTTTGCCGAGGGGTTCGTTAGAGCTCTGGCGGAGCTCCATCATCAACACGTCTTGCCCAACGCACCTGGGGTCCCAGTCACCTCCACCGGGCAGACAAGAATCAACAACTCGACCACACTCCCACCTGTTTGCTCCGTGGCTGGGAGCACTGTTTATAACAACGTAGCCATGCGCTCTGAGTCACCTGTCTACGAAAACTTGAACACTTTCACCCCGGCTGTCACCACCAACTCAGCCCCGGGTTACACCACCTCAGTGCCGGCTATGAGCTTCCCCTCTGCCCCGCCTCAGCTCCCCATCTATGGGCAGCAGTCTCACCCCCACCCCAGGATCACAGCCCTGAAAGAGGAGCCCCAGACGGTACCTGAGATGCTCGGGGagacccctccactctctcccatcGACATGGAGAATCAGGAGAGGATCAAAGCCGAGAGGAAGCGCATGAGGAACCGCGTCGCCGCTTCCAAGTGCAGGAAGCGGAAGCTAGAGCGCATCTCCCGGCTGGAGGACAAGGTGAAGAACCTGAAGACTCAGAACTCCGACCTGGCTTCCACAGCCAACATGCTGAGGGAACAGGTAGCCCAGCTCAAACAGAAGGTGATGAACCATGTCAACAGCGGCTGTCAACTCATGCTGACGCAGCAGCTCCAGACCTTctga
- the si:dkey-86e18.1 gene encoding uncharacterized protein si:dkey-86e18.1 isoform X1 encodes MTEEWEYILIYLVVYFPLVHCLTPIQLVTTIHFFLCNVSSPIYPKKKNVAGKLACLSQMARNEEKQLGKLNRLWLQKERDEGRIKDVHEPRPKLSTLNSASSIKKWIPSIKNEIEYYLQQSQLSHYPERKIAEFQLSIQGLEKEYKRFICKLQALDPTCKHQPWTLRAYTKRSADTHISPNTAKKPRGLQSCDLSRPVGGAQSNWVVERTGSDATSASENKVHFHQSGTFLSTFPVDLTNPSPETTNPDQDQPLNFDRTHLAVVLAGSRGPLQPGSSHTQSLARVLLSGLPNLHSSPLGRAIAAQDRDNTGGEIQDSTGAGGAHSTVNDEKSTGHVLGLGCYSSSDDEADT; translated from the exons ATGACAGAGGAGTGGGAATATATACTTATATATTTAGTAGTTTATTTTCCTTTAGTTCATTGTTTAACCCCCATCCAATTGGTGACGAcaatacacttttttttgtgtAACGTCAGTTCGCCAATATACCCCAAAAAGAAGAATGTCGCTGGTAAATTAGCGTGTCTCTCCCAAATGGCTAGAAACGAGGAGAAACAACTGGGGAAATTGAACAGATTATGGCTTCAAAAAGAAAGAGATG AGGGCCGTATCAAAGATGTTCATGAACCTAGACCCAAACTG TCAACACTCAATTCAGCCTCATCCATTAAAAAGTGGATTCCAAGCATCAAGAATGAAATTGAGTATTATCTGCAG cagtcCCAGTTGTCTCACTACCCTGAGAGGAAAATAGCAGAGTTCCAGCTGAGCATCCAGGGGCTGGAGAAAGAGTATAAACGCTTCATCTGTAAACTGCAAGCCCTGGACCCGACCTGTAAACACCAGCCCTGGACACTTAGAGCATACACCAAGAGGagtgcagacacacacatctcCCCCAACACTG CCAAGAAACCACGCGGTCTCCAATCATGTGATCTGAGCAGGCCGGTGGGTGGAGCACAGAGTAACTGGGTCGTTGAAAgaacaggaagtgatgcaaccTCAGCCTCTGAGAACAAGGTACACTTCCACCAATCAGGGACTTTCCTCAGCACATTTCCAGTTGACCTGACTAATCCCAGCCCAGAGACCACCAATCCAGATCAGGACCAGCCCCTGAACTTTGATCGCACCCATCTGGCGGTGGTTCTAGCTGGGTCCAGAGGCCCATTACAACCAGGGTCGTCTCACACTCAGAGCCTGGCCAGGGTGCTGCTCTCTGGGCTACCCAACCTCCACAGCTCCCCACTGGGAAGGGCCATTGCTGCACAGGACAGAGACAATACAGGGGGAGAGATACAAGACAGCACAGGGGCAGGAGGAGCCCATAGCACCGTTAATGATGAAAAGAGCACAGGGCATGTACTGGGACTAGGCTGCTACTCATCCTCAGACGATGAAGCCGACACATGA